In Mycobacteriales bacterium, the genomic stretch TGCCGAGATCTTCACCGCGATCGCGATGAGGATCGGCGCCGCGGCGAGGATCGCCAGGATCACCTGGTTGCGGCGCCGGCGGTAGATCATCGCGAGCTCGGACCGGAAGAACCGGCTGCTCACCGCCCGATGGGGTGCCGTCGGCGCGCTCACTCGGACCGGCGCCTCAACCGCTGACATCGAAACCCTCCCCCGTCAACGACACGAACACATCCTCGAGCGTCGGTGCCTCGACCACGAACCCCCGGACCGGTACGCCGCTCGCGACCAGCTCCGCGTTGATGTCCTCCGGCGCCCGGCCGTCGAGGACGGCGGTCACGTCGTTGCCCTGCCGGTGCACGCCGGCCATCCCGATCCGGTCCAGCACAGTTACGGCGTCGGCCGCGTGGGCGCTGACCACCCGGATCTGCGCGGACTGCTGGGACCGGAGCTGGTCCAGCGATCCCTGCCACA encodes the following:
- a CDS encoding ABC transporter ATP-binding protein; the protein is VRAYSLGMKQRLGIAAALLQPRDLLVLDEPTNGLDPQGTREVRSLVDRVADGGTTVLLSSHLLSEVDQVCSHVGVMQTGRLVWQGSLDQLRSQQSAQIRVVSAHAADAVTVLDRIGMAGVHRQGNDVTAVLDGRAPEDINAELVASGVPVRGFVVEAPTLEDVFVSLTGEGFDVSG